CGACGCGGGTGAGGCCGTCGGTCGCCGCCGACGACACGAACTCGAAGTGCGGCGTGCCGCCGCGGATGATCACGCCGAGCGCGACCACCGCATCGGCGCCCGCTTCGAGCGCCGTCTTCGCCGCGACCGGCAGCTCGAAGGAGCCCGGCACGCGCACCAGACGCCACGTCGCCCCGGCCGCGTCGAGCGCGCGCTGGGACCCCGCGATGAGGCCATCGGAGATCTCGTCATGCCACGTGCCCGCGATCACGACGACCTCGAGGCCGGTCGCATCGACCGGAGCTCCTGCCTGGGGTGCGCCCTTGCCGCTCAACGCTCCGCTCCTTCGTGC
This window of the Microbacterium sp. SSM24 genome carries:
- the ribH gene encoding 6,7-dimethyl-8-ribityllumazine synthase, producing the protein MSGKGAPQAGAPVDATGLEVVVIAGTWHDEISDGLIAGSQRALDAAGATWRLVRVPGSFELPVAAKTALEAGADAVVALGVIIRGGTPHFEFVSSAATDGLTRVALDTGKPVGFGVLTLDDEAQGIARAGLPGSMEDKGYEAADAAVRTALVLRELRGE